The Andrena cerasifolii isolate SP2316 chromosome 14, iyAndCera1_principal, whole genome shotgun sequence genome contains a region encoding:
- the Tmod gene encoding tropomodulin isoform X6 → MTTAAKLYGKDLSEYDDVDVDELLAQLTPEEINILAKEVDPDDSFMPPSERCSYECDKSPTGPLNRKKLIEHINKQALETPDIPELKPYVPGVIRGKKWVPPPQETVKEKEADEQIAIDLGEEYEQALSSATQEEIIDLAAILGFHSMMNQDQYHASLLNSGQPVGLGWDGITKASQPKPYPMEPPNDTDIDATIKQVREDNASLTELNWNNIKNISDEKFMQLFEGLEMNTHLESLSLTNVGLTDKTAQRLAEALEKNSTLRVLNVETNFISPAVIVRLMRALLKTKSIEEFRCSNQRSQVLGNKIEMEITQLVEQNPTLLRLGLHLEFNDARHRVAAHLQRNIDRICRVERAKAESGAAAKNFIIPVGSVKDRT, encoded by the exons ATGACGACTGCAGCTAAGCTATACGGCAAGGATCTGAGCgagtacgacgacgtcgatgtgGACGAATTGCTGGCACAACTTACTCCGGAGGAAATCAATATACTAGCCAAAGAAGTGGATCCTGAC GACAGCTTCATGCCACCCTCGGAACGCTGTAGCTACGAATGTGACAAGAGCCCAACAGGCCCGCTAAATCGTAAGAAACTTATTGAACACATCAACAAACAGGCTTTAGAGACACCAGATATACCCGAATTGAAGCCCTATGTACCTGGTGTTATTAGAGGCAAAAAG TGGGTCCCTCCTCCCCAGGAAACTGTGAAAGAAAAAGAAGCGGACGAGCAAATCGCTATTGATCTTGGAGAAGAGTACGAACAAGCATTATCGAGTGCTACCCAAGAAGAAATTATTGATCTTGCTG CTATTCTCGGATTCCATTCCATGATGAATCAAGACCAGTATCATGCCTCTCTATTGAATTCTGGCCAGCCTGTCGGTTTAGGTTGGGATGGGATCACAAAAGCTAGTCAACCGAAACCTTATCCAATGGAGCCACCCAATGATACGGACATCGATGCCACTATTAAACAAGTCCGAGAGGATAACGCTTCGTTGACTGAATTAAACTGGAATAACATTAAA AATATATCCGACGAAAAGTTCATGCAACTATTCGAAGGGCTGGAGATGAATACACATCTCGAATCCTTAAGTTTAACAAACGTGGGACTCACGGATAAGACTGCGCAAAGGTTGGCAGAGGCATTGGAGAAGAATTCTACCCTCAGAGTACTCAA CGTGGAAACGAACTTCATAAGTCCAGCTGTGATAGTGAGGCTCATGAGGGCGCTCCTTAAAACAAAATCGATCGAAGAATTTCGATGTTCCAACCAG AGGTCACAAGTGTTGGGAAACAAAATTGAAATGGAAATTACACAGTTGGTAGAGCAAAACCCAACGTTGCTTCGACTCGGCCTCCATTTGGAGTTCAATGACGCTAGACATCGCGTGGCTGCGCATCTGCAACGCAACATTGATAGGA TCTGTCGTGTGGAACGCGCTAAGGCAGAGAGCGGTGCAGCTGCGAAAAATTTCATTATCCCCGTAGGCAGCGTAAAAGACAGAACGTAG
- the Tmod gene encoding tropomodulin isoform X5, producing the protein MATTEVFQDWDSPHETISSMTRKSTTRKTTTTTTRRETSASTKTTTMTTAAKLYGKDLSEYDDVDVDELLAQLTPEEINILAKEVDPDDSFMPPSERCSYECDKSPTGPLNRKKLIEHINKQALETPDIPELKPYVPGVIRGKKWVPPPQETVKEKEADEQIAIDLGEEYEQALSSATQEEIIDLAAILGFHSMMNQDQYHASLLNSGQPVGLGWDGITKASQPKPYPMEPPNDTDIDATIKQVREDNASLTELNWNNIKNISDEKFMQLFEGLEMNTHLESLSLTNVGLTDKTAQRLAEALEKNSTLRVLNVETNFISPAVIVRLMRALLKTKSIEEFRCSNQRSQVLGNKIEMEITQLVEQNPTLLRLGLHLEFNDARHRVAAHLQRNIDRICRVERAKAESGAAAKNFIIPVGSVKDRT; encoded by the exons ATGGCGACCACGGAGGTTTTCCAGGACTGGGACTCGCCCCACGAGACCATCAGCTCCATGACCAGGAAAAGCACCACCCGTaaaaccaccaccaccacgacCAGGCGGGAG ACTTCCGCATCAACTAAAACAACCACTATGACGACTGCAGCTAAGCTATACGGCAAGGATCTGAGCgagtacgacgacgtcgatgtgGACGAATTGCTGGCACAACTTACTCCGGAGGAAATCAATATACTAGCCAAAGAAGTGGATCCTGAC GACAGCTTCATGCCACCCTCGGAACGCTGTAGCTACGAATGTGACAAGAGCCCAACAGGCCCGCTAAATCGTAAGAAACTTATTGAACACATCAACAAACAGGCTTTAGAGACACCAGATATACCCGAATTGAAGCCCTATGTACCTGGTGTTATTAGAGGCAAAAAG TGGGTCCCTCCTCCCCAGGAAACTGTGAAAGAAAAAGAAGCGGACGAGCAAATCGCTATTGATCTTGGAGAAGAGTACGAACAAGCATTATCGAGTGCTACCCAAGAAGAAATTATTGATCTTGCTG CTATTCTCGGATTCCATTCCATGATGAATCAAGACCAGTATCATGCCTCTCTATTGAATTCTGGCCAGCCTGTCGGTTTAGGTTGGGATGGGATCACAAAAGCTAGTCAACCGAAACCTTATCCAATGGAGCCACCCAATGATACGGACATCGATGCCACTATTAAACAAGTCCGAGAGGATAACGCTTCGTTGACTGAATTAAACTGGAATAACATTAAA AATATATCCGACGAAAAGTTCATGCAACTATTCGAAGGGCTGGAGATGAATACACATCTCGAATCCTTAAGTTTAACAAACGTGGGACTCACGGATAAGACTGCGCAAAGGTTGGCAGAGGCATTGGAGAAGAATTCTACCCTCAGAGTACTCAA CGTGGAAACGAACTTCATAAGTCCAGCTGTGATAGTGAGGCTCATGAGGGCGCTCCTTAAAACAAAATCGATCGAAGAATTTCGATGTTCCAACCAG AGGTCACAAGTGTTGGGAAACAAAATTGAAATGGAAATTACACAGTTGGTAGAGCAAAACCCAACGTTGCTTCGACTCGGCCTCCATTTGGAGTTCAATGACGCTAGACATCGCGTGGCTGCGCATCTGCAACGCAACATTGATAGGA TCTGTCGTGTGGAACGCGCTAAGGCAGAGAGCGGTGCAGCTGCGAAAAATTTCATTATCCCCGTAGGCAGCGTAAAAGACAGAACGTAG